A portion of the Zootoca vivipara chromosome 6, rZooViv1.1, whole genome shotgun sequence genome contains these proteins:
- the IL20RB gene encoding interleukin-20 receptor subunit beta isoform X3, whose product MAICFRSFIFSLMPLFVSGVLLPAPRNITILSTNMKHFLVWSPVMVPGEAVKYSVEFQGEYERDYANDSWIPIGECTGISVTQCDITEDISATVPYDLRVRAGVGTQASHWATLSSFFNRVTTSLIPPMLTVTADGYHLLVELERLGPAFEFWIYYWKKGQGHKVYRKVVKDSSTTLHMDTMEAGTEYCVKAQTYVEAINRSSNFSQVQCVRAEAGKAILVTFAPLFLVISVVAVLALLWVAWKTCQICQYSCCPNENLPDTLKVTESPARLLNYRGEETEKCDESVQVLPPEELLRLWIHETL is encoded by the exons ATGGCAATTTGCTTCCGGTCCTTTATCTTTTCTTTGATGCCACTTTTTGTGTCAG GTGTGTTACTGCCAGCTCCTCGGAACATCACGATCCTGTCCACTAATATGAAGCACTTTCTAGTATGGAGCCCAGTGATGGTGCCTGGAGAAGCTGTAAAATATTCCGTCGAGTTTCAAGG AGAATATGAAAGAGACTATGCCAACGACAGCTGGATTCCCATTGGAGAGTGTACGGGCATTAGTGTTACGCAATGTGACATCACAGAAGACATTTCTGCCACTGTGCCATACGATCTACGTGTCAGGGCAGGTGTGGGGACCCAGGCTTCGCACTGGGCCACTCTCAGTAGCTTCTTCAATCGTGTCACAA CCTCCCTCATTCCACCTATGTTGACCGTCACAGCTGATGGATATCATTTGCTAGTGGAACTTGAGCGTCTAGGACCTGCCTTTGAATTCTGGATATATTACTGGAAGAAGGGCCAAGGGCACAAG GTGTATCGCAAAGTGGTGAAAGACAGCAGCACTACCTTACATATGGACACCATGGAAGCTGGTACTGAATACTGTGTTAAAGCCCAGACCTATGTTGAAGCCATAAACCGGAGCAGCAATTTCAGCCAGGTGCAGTGTGTGAGGGCCGAAG CAGGCAAAGCCATATTGGTCACCTTTGCCCCACTCTTCTTGGTTATCTCTGTTGTGGCTGTTTTGGCCCTTCTTTGGGTTGCCTGGAAAACATGTCAGATCTGCCAGTATTCCTGCTGCCCGAATGAGAACCTGCCGGACACTTTG AAAGTAACAGAATCACCTGCTAGGCTACTAAATTACAGGGGAGAGGAGACGGAGAAATGTGATGAGTCTGTGCAAGTGCTACCCCCCGAAGAGCTTCTCCGCTTGTGGATTCATGAAACTCTTTAA
- the IL20RB gene encoding interleukin-20 receptor subunit beta isoform X2: protein MSFLLFLLSLLTVVQSLAAFSSWLSFGGSDGCHSGGRLSLRFSISCRASGVLLPAPRNITILSTNMKHFLVWSPVMVPGEAVKYSVEFQGEYERDYANDSWIPIGECTGISVTQCDITEDISATVPYDLRVRAGVGTQASHWATLSSFFNRVTTSLIPPMLTVTADGYHLLVELERLGPAFEFWIYYWKKGQGHKVYRKVVKDSSTTLHMDTMEAGTEYCVKAQTYVEAINRSSNFSQVQCVRAEGKAILVTFAPLFLVISVVAVLALLWVAWKTCQICQYSCCPNENLPDTLKVTESPARLLNYRGEETEKCDESVQVLPPEELLRLWIHETL, encoded by the exons ATGTCGTTTCTgttattccttctttctcttttgacTGTCGTTCAATCATTAGCTGCATTTTCGTCTTGGTTGTCGTTCGGTGGGTCAGATGGCTGCCATTCTGGTGGAAGGTTAAGTCTGAGGTTCTCCATAAGTTGCAGGGCTTCAG GTGTGTTACTGCCAGCTCCTCGGAACATCACGATCCTGTCCACTAATATGAAGCACTTTCTAGTATGGAGCCCAGTGATGGTGCCTGGAGAAGCTGTAAAATATTCCGTCGAGTTTCAAGG AGAATATGAAAGAGACTATGCCAACGACAGCTGGATTCCCATTGGAGAGTGTACGGGCATTAGTGTTACGCAATGTGACATCACAGAAGACATTTCTGCCACTGTGCCATACGATCTACGTGTCAGGGCAGGTGTGGGGACCCAGGCTTCGCACTGGGCCACTCTCAGTAGCTTCTTCAATCGTGTCACAA CCTCCCTCATTCCACCTATGTTGACCGTCACAGCTGATGGATATCATTTGCTAGTGGAACTTGAGCGTCTAGGACCTGCCTTTGAATTCTGGATATATTACTGGAAGAAGGGCCAAGGGCACAAG GTGTATCGCAAAGTGGTGAAAGACAGCAGCACTACCTTACATATGGACACCATGGAAGCTGGTACTGAATACTGTGTTAAAGCCCAGACCTATGTTGAAGCCATAAACCGGAGCAGCAATTTCAGCCAGGTGCAGTGTGTGAGGGCCGAAG GCAAAGCCATATTGGTCACCTTTGCCCCACTCTTCTTGGTTATCTCTGTTGTGGCTGTTTTGGCCCTTCTTTGGGTTGCCTGGAAAACATGTCAGATCTGCCAGTATTCCTGCTGCCCGAATGAGAACCTGCCGGACACTTTG AAAGTAACAGAATCACCTGCTAGGCTACTAAATTACAGGGGAGAGGAGACGGAGAAATGTGATGAGTCTGTGCAAGTGCTACCCCCCGAAGAGCTTCTCCGCTTGTGGATTCATGAAACTCTTTAA
- the IL20RB gene encoding interleukin-20 receptor subunit beta isoform X1, translated as MSFLLFLLSLLTVVQSLAAFSSWLSFGGSDGCHSGGRLSLRFSISCRASGVLLPAPRNITILSTNMKHFLVWSPVMVPGEAVKYSVEFQGEYERDYANDSWIPIGECTGISVTQCDITEDISATVPYDLRVRAGVGTQASHWATLSSFFNRVTTSLIPPMLTVTADGYHLLVELERLGPAFEFWIYYWKKGQGHKVYRKVVKDSSTTLHMDTMEAGTEYCVKAQTYVEAINRSSNFSQVQCVRAEAGKAILVTFAPLFLVISVVAVLALLWVAWKTCQICQYSCCPNENLPDTLKVTESPARLLNYRGEETEKCDESVQVLPPEELLRLWIHETL; from the exons ATGTCGTTTCTgttattccttctttctcttttgacTGTCGTTCAATCATTAGCTGCATTTTCGTCTTGGTTGTCGTTCGGTGGGTCAGATGGCTGCCATTCTGGTGGAAGGTTAAGTCTGAGGTTCTCCATAAGTTGCAGGGCTTCAG GTGTGTTACTGCCAGCTCCTCGGAACATCACGATCCTGTCCACTAATATGAAGCACTTTCTAGTATGGAGCCCAGTGATGGTGCCTGGAGAAGCTGTAAAATATTCCGTCGAGTTTCAAGG AGAATATGAAAGAGACTATGCCAACGACAGCTGGATTCCCATTGGAGAGTGTACGGGCATTAGTGTTACGCAATGTGACATCACAGAAGACATTTCTGCCACTGTGCCATACGATCTACGTGTCAGGGCAGGTGTGGGGACCCAGGCTTCGCACTGGGCCACTCTCAGTAGCTTCTTCAATCGTGTCACAA CCTCCCTCATTCCACCTATGTTGACCGTCACAGCTGATGGATATCATTTGCTAGTGGAACTTGAGCGTCTAGGACCTGCCTTTGAATTCTGGATATATTACTGGAAGAAGGGCCAAGGGCACAAG GTGTATCGCAAAGTGGTGAAAGACAGCAGCACTACCTTACATATGGACACCATGGAAGCTGGTACTGAATACTGTGTTAAAGCCCAGACCTATGTTGAAGCCATAAACCGGAGCAGCAATTTCAGCCAGGTGCAGTGTGTGAGGGCCGAAG CAGGCAAAGCCATATTGGTCACCTTTGCCCCACTCTTCTTGGTTATCTCTGTTGTGGCTGTTTTGGCCCTTCTTTGGGTTGCCTGGAAAACATGTCAGATCTGCCAGTATTCCTGCTGCCCGAATGAGAACCTGCCGGACACTTTG AAAGTAACAGAATCACCTGCTAGGCTACTAAATTACAGGGGAGAGGAGACGGAGAAATGTGATGAGTCTGTGCAAGTGCTACCCCCCGAAGAGCTTCTCCGCTTGTGGATTCATGAAACTCTTTAA
- the FBL gene encoding rRNA 2'-O-methyltransferase fibrillarin, which yields MRPGFSPRGGRGGRGGFGDRGGFGDRGGRGGFRGGRGGGFKSPGGGEGGFRGGRGGGGGFRGGRGGGFRGGRGGGGRGGRGGFRGGKKVTVEPHRHEGVFICRGKEDALVTRNMVPGESVYGEKRISVEDGELKVEYRAWNPFRSKLAAAILGGIDQIHIKPGTKVLYLGAASGTTVSHVSDIVGPEGLVYAVEFSHRSGRDLINVAKKRTNIIPVIEDARHPHKYRMLLGMVDVIFADVAQPDQSRIVALNAHNFLKNGGHFVISIKANCIDSTAAPEAVFASEVKKMQQENMKPQEQLTLEPYERDHAVVVGIYRPPPKQKK from the exons ATGCGGCCCG GTTTTAGCCCCCGTGGAGGACGTGGGGGGCGTGGTGGGTTTGGAGATCGTGGTGGGTTTGGAGATCGTGGGGGACGCGGAGGCTTCCGAGGAGGGCGAG GAGGTGGGTTTAAGTCCCCTGGTGGTGGTGAAGGAGGCTTCCGAGGCGgtcgtggtggtggtggcggcttcCGAGGCGGCCGAGGTGGTGGCTTCCGTGGCGGACGAGGAGGAGGTGGCCGAGGAGGACGGGGTGGCTTCAGAGGAGGGAAAAAGGTTACGGTAGAGCCCCACAGACATGAAG GTGTCTTCATCTGCCGGGGAAAGGAAGATGCGCTAGTCACACGGAACATGGTGCCTGGCGAGTCTGTGTATGGAGAGAAGAGGATATCTGTGGAG GATGGTGAACTGAAGGTGGAGTACCGTGCCTGGAATCCTTTCCGCTCCAAGCTGGCTGCTGCCATCCTTGGAGGCATTGACCAGATCCATATCAAGCCTGGTACCAAAGTGCTGTACCTAGGAGCTGCGTCGGGAACAACAGTGTCTCATGTCTCTGACATAGTTGGACCG GAGGGCCTTGTATACGCTGTGGAGTTCTCCCATCGCTCTGGTCGCGACCTCATCAATGTGGCAAAGAAACGGACCAACATTATCCCCGTAATAGAGGATGCACGGCACCCACACAAATACCGCATGTTGCTTG GCATGGTGGATGTGATCTTCGCAGATGTGGCTCAGCCCGACCAGTCACGTATTGTGGCTTTAAACGCGCACAATTTCTTGAagaatggtggccattttgtCATCTCCATCAAG GCCAACTGCATTGACTCAACAGCAGCACCCGAGGCTGTCTTTGCATCAGAGGTGAAGAAAATGCAGCAGGAGAACATGAAACCCCAAGAGCAGTTGACTTTGGAGCCCTATGAGCGGGACCATGCTGTAGTAGTTGGCATTTACAG ACCACCTCCTAAACAGAAGAAATAA